From Nicotiana tabacum cultivar K326 chromosome 22, ASM71507v2, whole genome shotgun sequence, one genomic window encodes:
- the LOC107821594 gene encoding uncharacterized protein LOC107821594, with the protein MQKSYTDQKARDLSFIVDEKVLLKVSPMKGIIRFGSRVKLSLRFIDLFEVLEQVGEVAYILALPPRLSRFHLVFHMFMLRRYHAERSHVLDYSTIQMDERMSYEEEPVAIVDRQVHKLRSKEISAVKVQWRGQLVEEAT; encoded by the coding sequence AtgcagaagagttacacggatcaaAAAGCACGTGATTTGTCATTTATAGTAGATGAGAAGGTACttttgaaagtctcgccgatgaagggtattattaGATTTGGGAGTAGAGTCAAGTTGAGTCTGAGATTTATCGATCTGTTCGAGGTTTTGGAGCAAGTTGGTGAGGTTGCATACATACTTGCTTTGCCTCCTAGACTATCGAGATTTCATCTAGTATTTCACATGTttatgctccggaggtaccatgcTGAAAGGTCCCATGTGTTGGATTATAGTACAATTCAGATGGATGAGAGAATgagttacgaggaggagccggttgCCATTGTTGATCGGCAGGTCCACAAATTGAGGTCTAAGGAAATTTCAgctgtgaaggttcaatggaggggtcagctagtcgaggaggcaacttga